A genomic region of Lodderomyces elongisporus chromosome 5, complete sequence contains the following coding sequences:
- the RVB1 gene encoding RuvB ATP-dependent DNA helicase pontin, with protein MVQISEVNENQASQRENRTAAHTHIKGLGLNEHGVAKNIDGGFVGQKDAREACGIIVDLIKSKRMSGKAVLIAGPPATGKTALALAVSQELGPKVPFCPIVGSELYSAEVKKTSALMENFRKAIGLRIKETKEVYEGEVIELTPEEAENPLGGYGKTISHVIVGLRTAKGTKNLRLDPSIYESLQKERVTVGDVIYIESNTGAVKRVGRSDAYATEFDLEAEEYVPLPKGEVHKKKEIVQDVTLHDLDVANARPQGGQDVLSMMGQLLKPKKTEITDKLRSEVNKVVSKYIDQGVAELIPGVLFIDEVNMLDMEIFTYLNKALESSIAPLVILASNRGLTTVKGSDDPDIKAPHGIPPDLVDRLLIVRTLPYNFDETKIIISKRAQLENVLIAVDALTKLAEKGVNTSLRYSLQLLTPASILSTTAGRAEINVQDIEDCELLFLDSTRSTKVLTETKTFL; from the coding sequence ATGGTGCAGATTAGCGAAGTTAATGAAAATCAAGCATCTCAAAGAGAGAATAGAACAGctgcacacacacacatcaAAGGTCTTGGATTAAACGAGCACGGTGTTGCAAAGAATATCGATGGAGGATTCGTTGGCCAAAAGGATGCAAGAGAGGCTTGCGGAATCATTGTTGACTTGATCAAGAGCAAGCGTATGTCTGGTAAAGCAGTGCTCATTGCTGGACCACCGGCTACAGGTAAAACTGCTCTCGCGTTGGCAGTCTCACAAGAATTGGGTCCAAAGGTTCCATTTTGTCCCATTGTTGGTTCAGAACTTTACTCTGCCGAAGTGAAAAAGACAAGTGCGTTGATGGAGAACTTTAGAAAAGCCATTGGTTTGAGAATTAAAGAAACCAAGGAAGTTTACGAAGGTGAAGTTATTGAATTGACACCAGAGGAGGCAGAAAACCCATTAGGAGGATATGGTAAAACAATTAGTCATGTCATTGTTGGATTAAGAACAGCAAAGGGTACAAAAAACCTCAGGTTGGATCCAAGCATCTACGAGTCCTTGCAAAAGGAAAGAGTCACTGTGGGTGATGTTATATACATAGAGTCCAATACAGGTGCAGTGAAACGTGTTGGTCGTTCAGATGCATACGCCACCGAGTTCGACTTGGAGGCAGAAGAATATGTGCCATTACCAAAAGGTGAAGTGcacaagaagaaggagattGTGCAAGATGTGACATTGCACGATCTTGATGTGGCGAATGCCAGACCACAAGGTGGGCAAGATGTGTTGAGTATGATGGGCCAATTATTGAAACCTAAAAAGACAGAAATCACTGATAAGTTAAGAAGCGAGGTGAATAAAGTGGTTTCGAAATATATCGATCAAGGTGTAGCCGAGTTGATTCCTGGTGTTTTGTTTATCGACGAGGTGAATATGCTTGATATGGAAATTTTCACATACTTGAACAAAGCCTTGGAAAGCAGTATTGCTCCATTAGTGATACTTGCCTCAAATCGAGGATTGACCACTGTGAAGGGCTCGGATGACCCAGATATCAAAGCGCCACACGGTATTCCACCAGACCTTGTCGATAGATTGCTTATCGTAAGAACATTGCCATACAACTTTGACGAGACCAAAATCATCATATCCAAGAGAGCACAATTGGAGAATGTTCTCATTGCAGTCGACGCATTGACAAAGTTGGCTGAAAAAGGTGTAAATACCTCGTTGAGGTACTCCTTACAGCTATTGACTCCTGCTAGTATCTTGAGCACCACTGCCGGTCGTGCTGAGATTAATGTGCAAGATATCGAGGATTGCGAGTTATTGTTCTTGGACTCTACTCGCTCAACAAAGGTGTTGACAGAgacaaaaacttttttgtaa
- the GUT2 gene encoding mitochondrial glycerol-3-phosphate dehydrogenase, whose amino-acid sequence MSRFFKSTLAKSCLAAGGVAGSAIIYLDFIKPKHKPEIVSAYKPLKKDYPAPPTRSDLVKNIKETPQFDVLIIGGGAVGSGCAVDAATRGLNVCLLEKTDFGSGTSSKSTKMAHGGVRYLEKAIFQLSKAQLDLVIEALNERGNMLRTAPHLCSVLPIMIPVYNYWQVPYFFAGCKMYDWFAGKQNLRNSIILSKEQASAIAPMMDTTNLKAACVYHDGSFNDTRMNATLAITAIENGATVLNYFNVDQLLKDDKGKLYGVKATDLETKETYEIKATSVVNATGPFADKILEMDEDPQGLPAKTEQKPRMVVPSSGVHIVLPEYYCPTTMGLLDPSTADGRVMFFLPWQGKVLAGTTDTPLKQVPENPVPTEEDIQDIIKEMQKYLVFPIDRKDVLSAWSGIRPLVRDPDTVPKGQEDSGSTEGLVRSHLLKQSPSALVTISGGKWTTYREMAQETIDYVVKHFDFDGKNLKPCQTNELILIGGDDYSKNYSARLIHEYKIPLKLAKHLSHNYGSRSAMILDLYKASDYNKLPVTLAHQKEFIPNPTEVSPENQLSYQSFDEPFTIAELLYSLKYEYPRTPVDFLARRTRLAFLNAREAMSAVDGVVEIMSKELNWDADTTEKMRKDAKRYIGSMGISPKQFDVEKFQIQ is encoded by the coding sequence ATGTCTAGATTCTTCAAATCTACCCTAGCCAAATCCTGTCTTGCGGcaggtggtgttgctggtagTGCCATCATCTACTTGGACTTTATCAAACCAAAACACAAACCAGAGATTGTGAGTGCATACAAGCCATTGAAGAAGGACTATccagcaccaccaacaaGACTGGATTTAGTCAAAAATATCAAGGAAACCCCACAATTTGACGTGTTGATCATTGGAGGTGGTGCCGTCGGTTCAGGATGTGCCGTGGATGCTGCCACACGTGGCTTAAATGTCTgtcttttggaaaagacTGATTTCGGTTCCGGTACATCTTCAAAATCTACCAAGATGGCCCATGGTGGTGTTCGTTACTTGGAAAAGGCCATTTTCCAATTGAGTAAAGCTCAGTTGGACTTGGTCATTGAAGCCTTGAATGAAAGAGGTAACATGTTGAGAACAGCTCCTCACTTGTGTTCAGTCTTGCCAATCATGATCCCTGTTTATAACTACTGGCAAGTACCATACTTTTTCGCCGGTTGTAAGATGTACGATTGGTTTGCTGGTAAACAAAACTTGAGAAACTCGATTATTCTTAGTAAGGAACAAGCATCTGCTATTGCTCCAATGATGGACACCACAAACTTGAAAGCTGCTTGTGTTTACCACGATGGTTCCTTTAACGATACTAGAATGAATGCTACTTTGGCCATCACTGCTATTGAAAACGGTGCTACTGTATTGAACTACTTTAACGTTGACCAATTGTTGAAAGATGACAAGGGAAAATTGTATGGTGTTAAGGCTACCGATTtggaaacaaaggaaacTTATGAAATCAAAGCTACTTCTGTTGTCAATGCTACTGGTCCTTTTGCCGACAAGATTTTGGAAATGGACGAAGACCCACAAGGATTACCAGCAAAGACCGAACAAAAGCCACGTATGGTTGTTCCATCTAGTGGTGTGCACATTGTTCTCCCAGAATACTACTGCCCAACAACAATGGGTCTCTTGGACCCATCTACTGCTGACGGAAGAGTTATGTTCTTTTTGCCATGGCAAGGAAAAGTCTTGGCCGGTACCACCGATACTCCATTGAAACAAGTTCCAGAAAACCCAGTGCCAACCGAAGAAGACATTCAAGATATCATCAAGGAGATGCAAAAATACTTGGTATTCCCAATTGACAGAAAAGATGTCTTGTCTGCATGGTCAGGTATTAGACCATTGGTTAGAGACCCTGATACTGTTCCAAAAGGTCAAGAAGACTCGGGCTCAACTGAAGGTTTGGTTAGATCACATTTGTTGAAGCAATCACCATCAGCATTGGTGACCATCTCTGGAGGTAAATGGACTACATACAGAGAAATGGCACAAGAAACAATCGACTATGTTGTTAAGCATTTCGATTTCGACGGAAAGAACCTCAAGCCATGTCAAACCAACGAGTTGATCCTCATTGGTGGTGACGATTACTCAAAGAACTACTCTGCCAGATTGATTCACGAATACAAGATTCCATTGAAGTTGGCCAAGCACTTGTCGCACAATTATGGTTCAAGATCAGCAATGATTTTGGACTTGTACAAAGCCAGTGATTACAACAAGTTGCCAGTCACCTTGGCAcaccaaaaagaatttaTTCCAAACCCAACCGAAGTCTCACCAGAAAACCAGTTGAGTTACCAATCATTCGACGAGCCATTCACCATTGCTGAGTTGCTCTACTCGCTTAAGTACGAGTATCCAAGAACCCCAGTTGATTTCTTGGCCAGAAGAACCAGATTGGCATTCCTCAACGCCAGAGAAGCTATGAGTGCTGttgatggtgttgttgaaatCATGAGCAAGGAGTTGAACTGGGATGCAGACACAACTGAGAAGATGAGAAAGGATGCCAAGAGATACATTGGAAGCATGGGTATTTCACCTAAGCAATTCGATGTGGAAAAATTCCAAATCcaataa
- the MSC2 gene encoding Putative zinc transporter msc2 (BUSCO:EOG092621CK) yields MEKYLSVNSILPKPINGIQRPTASSLKLINALPFILAFPIIFLAHQLSFAFGENIAANSTNLDATTSHTLSHTLSYGSNIASIIISTSITSAVIAVAQTLCIVPTYENTQEPTWKHHLAAYGSVLCIFVSSTLLGYQRASMVYFGLLLNSRNLYTPLLFVVDLISQPSDTYPNIIIGFTMTQLSLQLLKWSQFKFNRSKIFTLANALIAFIFLALFNQQVSFIVVASMAVTLGICLITYLDLPHTRNSLIISFGLMASLMPILDYVVLGHFQKWSILNVFLAGAIVHGTGQQNNGAFGSLENDRYTGSAKYVSNPTTSILREILQHDDTKAIFNFLLLNASFMVIQFLYSFRSKSLGLLSDSLHMLLDCLSLALGLVAGVLSKTKVDPHGKYPFGWQNLENLAGFANGTLLMGISGSILFEALGRLAHPIELQKTNELIVVSVLGLLVNMVGIFAFNHGHGHGHGDGSGHSHSHGHSHSHSHSHSHSHSHSHSSPQLSEQAHGEGMKDNGKEGDGEEVNDNMRGIFLHILADALGSVGVVISTILTKLFHWQGFDPIASIIIGTVIFLSAVPLIKSSASTLLLSVSKSQEATIRNTLNEITSTKGVKSITTPRFWPSNQRGKLCGFIHVQIYRGENSSFIKRHIDKLFKADVYDAVMTQIENDYDHCWCRET; encoded by the coding sequence ATGGAAAAATACCTACTGGTGAATAGTATACTACCGAAGCCAATCAATGGCATTCAGCGTCCAACAGCTTCACTGCTAAAGTTGATCAATGCTCTCCCATTCATTCTTGCGTTTCCCATCATATTTCTAGCCCACCAACTACTGTTTGCTTTTGGTGAAAATATAGCTGCCAATTCTACCAATTTGGACGCTACAACATCACATACTTTATCACATACTTTATCATATGGCTCAAATATAGCTAGCATCATTATAAGCACATCAATCACCAGTGCTGTTATCGCAGTAGCACAAACATTGTGTATTGTACCAACATATGAAAATACCCAGGAGCCAACATGGAAACACCACTTAGCTGCATACGGACTGGTTCTATGCATCTTTGTCTCATCAACTCTATTGGGTTATCAAAGGGCAAGCATGGTCTATTTTGGCTTATTATTAAACTCGCGAAACTTGTATACACCACTCCTTTTCGTTGTTGACCTCATAAGTCAACCATCAGATACTTACCCAAATATCATAATTGGGTTCACTATGACTCAATTGAGTTTGCAACTTTTGAAATGGTCGCAGTTCAAATTCAACAGAAGCAAGATATTTACTTTGGCAAATGCTTTGATTGCGTTTATATTTCTAGCGCTTTTCAATCAACAAGTTAGcttcattgttgttgcgcTGATGGCAGTGACATTAGGCATATGTCTCATTACGTATCTAGATTTGCCACATACAAGAAACTCACTCATTATAAGTTTTGGCTTGATGGCAAGTTTGATGCCCATTCTAGATTATGTAGTATTGGGTCATTTCCAGAAATGGTCAATTTTAAACGTATTCCTCGCAGGAGCCATAGTGCATGGAACTGGGCAACAAAATAACGGCGCATTTGGCTCCTTGGAAAACGACAGATATACAGGCTCAGCAAAATATGTATCAAACCCAACCACGTCGATCTTGCGCGAGATATTGCAGCATGACGATACAAAAGctattttcaactttttgctCCTCAATGCGAGCTTTATGGTGATTCAGTTTCTTTATTCATTTAGATCCAAGTCATTAGGACTTTTGTCGGACTCTCTACACATGTTGCTTGATTGTCTTTCACTTGCATTGGGACTTGTTGCTGGGGTATTgtcgaaaacaaaagttgaTCCACATGGAAAGTATCCATTTGGCTGGCAGAATTTGGAGAACCTTGCTGGATTTGCCAATGGTACTTTGCTCATGGGAATAAGTGGATCCATCTTGTTTGAGGCATTAGGCCGATTGGCACATCCGATTGAATTGCAAAAGACCAATGAATTGATTGTTGTTTCAGTATTGGGACTTCTTGTCAATATGGTAGGTATTTTTGCATTCAATCATGGACATGGACACGGACACGGAGATGGAAGTGGCCACTCACATAGCCACGGTCATAGTCACAGTCATAGTCATAGTCACTCACATAGTCATTCGCATAGCCATAGCAGCCCACAGCTTAGTGAACAAGCACATGGTGAAGGAATGAAAGATAACGGGAAAGAAGGAGACGGGGAAGAGGTCAATGACAATATGAGAGGCATTTTTCTTCATATATTGGCAGATGCATTGGGGtctgttggtgttgttatATCTACAATCTTGACTAAACTCTTTCATTGGCAAGGATTTGATCCTATCGCGTCCATCATCATTGGCACAGTAATATTCTTGTCGGCAGTACCGTTGATTAAATCTTCTGCATCGACTTTGTTACTCTCGGTATCAAAGAGTCAAGAAGCTACTATTAGAAATACACTAAATGAAATCACATCTACAAAAGGAGTGAAATCTATAACGACGCCGCGGTTCTGGCCAAGTAACCAAAGGGGTAAATTGTGTGGGTTTATACACGTACAAATATATCGTGGTGAGAATTCTTCATTCATAAAGAGACACATTGACAAATTATTCAAGGCGGATGTTTATGACGCAGTAATGACCCAGATTGAAAATGATTACGACCACTGTTGGTGCAGGGAAACTTAG